One Paraburkholderia sp. HP33-1 genomic region harbors:
- a CDS encoding ABC transporter ATP-binding protein, with translation MMQATGLHAYYEKSHILQGASLMVEDGEVVCLLGRNGVGKSTTLKSIMGLVKLASGAVFFNGNNITNLPPHYIARLGFGYVPEERRIFPTISVKENLLMGIKHALPATCPRSGSPWTLERVYEFFPLLGEREVQRAGTLSGGEQQMLCTGRALMGNPSVLLIDEPTEGLAPAIVAQVEGILRAVHHDGTAILLVDQTMGLALSLGSRFYVMSKGSIVFSGNAVELMENDQVRKRYLEL, from the coding sequence ATGATGCAAGCCACCGGGCTGCACGCCTATTATGAAAAGTCGCACATTCTTCAAGGCGCCTCTCTGATGGTTGAGGATGGGGAAGTTGTTTGTCTTTTGGGCCGCAATGGTGTCGGCAAATCGACGACACTTAAGAGCATCATGGGACTCGTCAAACTGGCGTCAGGCGCAGTGTTCTTTAATGGGAACAACATAACCAATTTGCCGCCGCACTATATTGCGCGACTCGGTTTTGGATATGTGCCGGAGGAGCGTCGGATTTTTCCTACTATTAGCGTGAAAGAAAACCTCCTGATGGGAATAAAGCATGCGCTACCAGCAACCTGCCCGAGAAGCGGGAGCCCCTGGACACTGGAGCGCGTCTACGAGTTCTTTCCTCTGCTTGGCGAGCGTGAGGTACAGCGCGCCGGTACGTTGTCCGGTGGGGAACAGCAAATGCTCTGCACGGGGCGCGCGCTAATGGGCAACCCGAGCGTGCTATTGATTGACGAGCCAACGGAGGGGCTCGCTCCCGCGATCGTCGCGCAGGTTGAGGGAATATTGCGCGCGGTACATCATGACGGCACGGCCATCTTGCTGGTCGATCAGACGATGGGTCTCGCGCTGTCGCTCGGAAGCCGCTTTTATGTGATGTCGAAGGGAAGTATCGTCTTTTCCGGTAACGCAGTGGAGTTGATGGAGAACGATCAAGTCAGAAAACGATATTTGGAATTGTGA
- a CDS encoding ABC transporter substrate-binding protein yields MNIRTGRRAFVKGVAAGCAVAVGPWIAVRPAWSQGSSIKIGVIEPLSGPIAYLGESFVAAAKFGAYKLNRAGGVLGRQVEIVPADSELRPDVAIRRANDLLYREKVDMLSAEGSAIARAVAQVANRNRKIFVTCASEAAELTGEEFLDTTFRCCLNTDMHSRMLALYFTRMAKLKATKFYLLNADYNFGRACAEGFKKAFDKLKAPNQSIVGEEYHPLQNVQDFAPYVTKIMASGAQVVITGDSGQDLRLLLQQGKSLGWKVKTGGFYLNDPIVLQAVQGAAVGHITADAYQVTLDTPENKAFIREWREYYPDAPISYKYPNAAVIHTVSAILWLGDVIKRAGTLDTARLIQTWEGARFAAILGDVEMRACDHQMQSPGLISEILDPEQIPAEIRYYGDAFPYIGRSTRIAKEELTITPRYTGNQRCG; encoded by the coding sequence ATGAACATTCGAACTGGTCGGCGTGCATTTGTCAAAGGCGTAGCTGCGGGTTGCGCCGTTGCTGTGGGACCGTGGATTGCCGTGCGCCCTGCCTGGAGTCAGGGTAGTTCCATCAAAATTGGTGTGATCGAACCCCTGTCGGGTCCGATAGCATATCTTGGAGAATCTTTCGTCGCGGCCGCCAAATTTGGTGCGTACAAACTCAATCGGGCCGGTGGGGTGCTCGGCCGGCAGGTGGAGATCGTACCGGCGGATAGTGAACTCAGACCTGACGTCGCTATTCGCCGCGCGAACGATTTGCTCTATCGTGAGAAGGTGGACATGCTTTCTGCTGAGGGATCGGCAATAGCAAGGGCAGTTGCCCAGGTTGCAAACCGGAATCGGAAAATATTCGTCACGTGCGCTTCTGAGGCGGCGGAGCTTACGGGAGAAGAGTTCCTGGACACGACTTTTCGCTGCTGCCTGAATACCGACATGCACTCGCGAATGCTCGCTTTGTACTTCACCAGAATGGCGAAGCTGAAGGCCACAAAATTCTATCTTTTGAACGCGGATTACAATTTCGGACGCGCTTGCGCGGAGGGCTTCAAGAAGGCTTTTGATAAGTTGAAGGCGCCCAATCAAAGCATTGTCGGGGAGGAATATCACCCGCTTCAAAACGTGCAGGATTTCGCTCCGTACGTCACCAAAATCATGGCTTCCGGCGCCCAAGTCGTCATCACAGGGGACTCGGGCCAGGATCTCCGTCTGCTGCTTCAACAGGGGAAGTCCTTGGGGTGGAAGGTGAAGACGGGTGGATTCTATCTCAACGACCCGATAGTATTGCAAGCAGTACAGGGGGCAGCCGTCGGTCATATAACCGCAGACGCTTACCAGGTGACACTCGACACACCTGAAAACAAAGCGTTCATCCGGGAATGGCGAGAATACTATCCTGACGCGCCGATCAGTTATAAATATCCGAACGCCGCCGTTATTCACACGGTAAGCGCGATTCTCTGGCTCGGTGACGTGATAAAGCGTGCAGGCACTCTGGATACTGCCAGGTTGATTCAGACCTGGGAGGGAGCCAGGTTTGCAGCAATTTTGGGCGACGTAGAAATGCGAGCATGCGATCATCAGATGCAGAGTCCGGGGCTCATATCAGAGATACTCGATCCGGAACAGATACCCGCTGAGATCCGCTACTACGGCGACGCCTTCCCCTATATCGGCAGGTCGACCCGAATTGCGAAAGAAGAGCTGACAATAACTCCACGATACACAGGCAACCAGCGCTGCGGTTGA